Genomic segment of Cyanobacterium stanieri LEGE 03274:
AAAACTGCTTTCAACTATCAAAAATACCGCCATTAAAATCGATGTTAACCCCGAGTATCCCATCACCGACACCATGATTAACCCTAGGGAAGCTCAAACCATCGATGAATTAACCAAAAATCTGGAAACTCTCAACCCCTTCCCCAATCCCCTACAATTTGCCACCAATCTCCTCGACGGCATCTGGCAATTACAATACTCTAGCGCTAGGGAAATTCGTTCATTAAATAAACTTCCCTTAGGATTTAAACTCAGAAAAGTGTATCAAATCATCAATGTTCAAGAGGTATCTTTTTTTAATATTGCCTTTGTCGAACATAGTTCTAAAATGATTAATGGTTATGTGAAAGTTACCGCTAGTTTTACTCCCAAAATTGAATCAACGCAAATTTTACCGACGGACACTATTAATGTTAATTTTGAAAAAAGATATGTGTCCATCCAAAAAATAGCAGGATTTAAAACACCCATGCTAGATCCTGTTAAAACATTTGATGCCCGTAACCCTCAGGGTAGAATCCCTAGTTTAACTATCAGCTACATTGATGAAAATTTAAGAATTGGTAGGGGTGGAGATGGGAGTTTATTTATTTTAACCTCAGTTCGGGATTTGTCAGCATGGTAGGGGACGTAACATGCTACGTCCGTACAGGTTGCAGGTTACAGGTTTAAAATACCACCAGCCTCTGTTAATTCCTTGATGGAACGAAATACCAGAAAATTAATTAACATACAGTGTTTGTAAATTTTTTAATCTAAAACTTTATTCCAAACCCAAGTGAGTATAAGGGGTTTGACCCCCTTGTTATCAAAATAAAGACGAGGAAAAACTATCTAATTTCTCCCCTGTAATTGTAAACAAGTTTAAAAATTAAGATTCTCTGGGGATAAACTCCTTCTCCTCCTCCTTATAAATCCATGGAATGCCGTCAGGATCTCGACTTTGACTCCAAATCCCAAAATCATCATCTAACTTTCTCTTACCCACAGTGCTAGGGCTAACCTCTAATCGTTTAGCTAATTCCGTTTGATTTAAAACCATAGTAGAAGTTTTAATAACCTCTCCTAAATCAGATTTTATCTCCTCTGGGGGGGCTACTGAGGGAGGATTATCATTTTCCGACATATTGTCGTCATTGGTATCATGAACAGATTCTTGAACGGTTGATGAATTATCTTGCACAACCGCAGTATCAACAACCCCTGTAGATGGGGCAGGAGTTTGAGTTACGTTGCTGCTATCCTTCTGGGAAGAATAAGCATCGGATGAAGGGATTAAATTGGTTTTTGGTGCAGATTCGGCTTCACTCTCATCAAGAATACTGCCCAAAGTATTCGCGCTTAGAAAATAATAAACTACTCCTTGACCATCATAAAGTCTTTTTACCGCTCCATATTCTTCTTTTTTACGATCTAAATACCATTTAGATATACGAGCGCTCAAACCTGTTTTTGTAGATAAATCCAATATAGTTAAACATCCTTGGTTGACGTTTACTAATTGATTAAATAAAGGATCAATTTGTGCAGATAGTTGTTGCCATTGGTAGGTTTGCCATAGCTTCCACCCCAACGCAAGAGCAAAAGCTCCCACAATCAGGGGCCAGGCGACAAAAACCACCATGGTTACAAGAGCGAAAGGCAGTAATACTAATAGTAAACCGTTAGCACCACTATCTATTACTTTTCCAGTCATAGTGTTAAGTGGTTAATTTGATTGTGAACATTCTATTTTAGCTGATTTTGTGCGATCTCCTGAAATTGCAAAAAAAATTAACTTATGGTTTGAAGGTTCTGGGAAAATAGCATACAAAGAAGATCTAGGTTAATATTAATTAGTTATTGCTGTTGTGATGAAATCGAAATTTAGTTGAAGATATGGCGCTAATTGTCCAAAAATATGGTGGTAGTTCTGTAGGCTCTACGGAGAGAATCAAAGAAGTTAGTAAGCGGATTTGTGCAACCGTTAAAGAAGGTAATCAGGTTGTGGTAGTTGTTTCCGCCATGGGTAAGACGACAGATAGTTTGGTTAAGTTAGCGCAGGAAATTTCGAGTAATCCTTGTCGTCGAGAAATGGATATGTTACTTTCTACGGGGGAACAGGTTTCCATCTCTTTACTTAGTATGGCGTTGCAGGAAATGGGACAACCTGCCATTTCTTTGACGGGGGCGCAAGTGGGTATTGTCACGGAAGCTCATCATAGCAAGGCGAGAATTTTGGAAATTAAAACCGAAAGGGTTAATAAGCATTTAGCGGAAGGAAAAGTAATTGTAGTGGCAGGTTTTCAGGGTATTAGTAACCTTCAGGAATTGGAGATTACCACCCTCGGTAGGGGGGGCTCTGATACTTCAGCGGTGGCCTTGGCGGTGGCCATTGGGGCGGACTGTTGCGAAATTTATACGGATGTGCCTGGTATTTTGACCACTGACCCTAGAATTGTCCCTGAGGCTCAGTTATTATCGGAGATTACCAGTGATGAGATGCTGGAGTTGGCGAGTTTGGGGGCAAAGGTGTTACATCCTCGGGCGGTGGAAATTGCTCGTAATTTTGGGATGCCTTTGGTGGTTAAATCTAGTTGGACGGATGATCTTGGTACGAGGGTAATTTCTCCCCCTAATCAGGGACGTTCTTTGATTGGGTTGGAAATCACTAAGGCGGTGGATGCGGTACAATTTGACTCGGATCAAGCTAAGATTGCTCTGTTGAGGGTTGCCGATCGCCCTGGGGTAGCTGCAAAACTATTCGGGGAAATTGCCCGTCAGGATGTGGATGTAGATTTAATTATTCAGTCTATCCATGAGGGTAATAGTAATGATATTGCTTTTACGGTGGTTAAGGGAATGTTACCCCACGCGGAGGCGGTGGCAAATGCGATCGCCCCTATACTAGATGAAAACGGTACGACGGATATTTTAGTAGAACAGAAAATTGCTAAAATCGCCATCGCAGGGGCTGGAATGATTGGCCGCCCTGGTATTGCCGCACAGATGTTTAGGGCTTTGGCGGATGCGAGAGTTAATATTCAAATGATTTCTACCTCGGAGGTGAAGGTTAGTTGTATTGTTAATCAGGATGAGTGCGATCGGGCGATCGCTTCTTTGTGTAATACTTTCAACATCGATAGTTCTAATATTACCTACAGCGAGGAAAAAACAGAACAAAGTCACCTCGTGCCTGTGAGGGGGGTTGCCCTGGATAAAAATCAAGCTCAAATCGCCATCCTCTATGTGCCAGATATACCCGGTATGGCGGCGAAAATTTTTACTACCCTTGCCGAAGAAAACATCAGTGTTGATATGATTATTCAATCCCAACGTTGTCGTTTAGTCGATGGTGTACCCATGCGCGATATTGCCTTTACTGTTGCCCAATCTGATGCCCATCAGGCAGCCGAAGCGATTAATCAATTACAAGATAGTCTTAAATTCCGCCAAGTGGCGATCGATGATAACATTGCCAAAGTAAGTATTGTCGGTTCTGGCATGGTAGGACATCCTGGTATTGCCGCCCAATTTTTTGCCGCCCTTGCCCAAGAAAAAATTAACATTTCCATGATTACCACCTCGGAAATTAAAATAAGTTGTGTGGTATCCCAAGAGCAAGGCATACAAGCCCTCAAAGCAGTCCATAAGGCCTTTAACCTTGGGGGGGAAGTAAAAGCCGATATTCCTGCGGTTAGCTGGAAATAGAGACGGGAAAACCATCGTCAATGAAGGTGTTAACAATGGAAAATTAATAAATTATGACCTAATACAAAATTCGATTTTGAAAATATATCATTATTTGCCTTGCAATGAATTACAAGGCTAACAGTTTATCGTTCAATAAATTGAACTATTATCAACCTTACTCCCCTACTCCTCATCTCCCCACCACCCCTACTCCCCACCTTTTATCGCTAAAGTTCAACAAAAGTTCATCTCAGGTTCATAGGAAAGTCATAGACACTGTTTATACTAAATTTAGTCAGCTTAAAAAGGTTTTCCTCTTTATCTCCTTCGCACTTTAAGCTGACTTCCCCCAAACCATATTTCTAAAAATCTATAATTATTAGTAAAAGTAAATAATCAATGAAAGGTAATATATTATGAGTAAAAAATCTTTATTATCTAAATTAAGCGCAGGTACATCCTTATTGGTAGTTGGTTTAGGAATTGGAATGGGGGTTAGTTCGTTAACAAATATTTCCCAAACATCTGCCTTTACCCTACCCTTTTCTTCTAGCGAAGAAAGTAATAACCTTCAAGAAAGTAATAATCCTTCCCCTGTTGCTAGGATTCCTGAAATGAATCGCAATGGCAATGTAAACTTTGTGGCGGAGGTGGTGCAAGAGGTAGGGCCGGCGGTGGTTAGAATTAATGCTTCTCGTACTGTTAGTACACAAGTTCCACCTATTTTTAATGATCCTTTTTTCCGTAGATTTTTTGGGGATCAAATTCCCAATATTCCTGAGGAGGAAACAAGGGAAGGCACTGGCTCTGGCTTTATTATCAGCGCCGATGGTAAAATTTTGACTAATGCCCATGTGGTGGAGGGGGCTTCTGAGGTTTCCGTTAGTCTTAAGGATGGACGGGTTTTAGAAGGGCAGGTTTTAGGTACTGATGCCCTGACGGATTTGGCTGTTATTGAGGTGGATGCGGATAATTTGCCCGTGGCAAGGTTAGGTAATTCTGATGATTTAATTATTGGGGAATGGGCGATCGCCATTGGTAACCCCCTTGGATTAGATAATACTGTTACTACGGGTATTATAAGTGCTACGGGGCGATCGAGCGCCCAAATTGGTGTAGGAGATAAACGCCTTGACTTTATCCAAACCGATGCCGCCATCAACCCGGGTAACTCAGGTGGCCCCCTATTAAACGCCCAAGGGGAAGTAATTGCCATCAACACCGCTATTATTCGTAATGCTCAGGGTTTAGGCTTTGCCATTCCCATCAACCGAGCTGCCGAAATTGCCGAACAACTAATTACCGATGGTAGAGTCGAACATCCTTACATTGGAATTTCCATGGTTTCCATTACCCCTCAAAATCGCCAAAGAATCGAAAGCCAAGGCTTTAGACTATCAGGGGATGAACGTGGAGTTTTAGTAGTACAAGTTGCCCCCAATTCCCCCGGGGCTAGAGCTGGTTTACAACCAGGGGATATTATTACAGGTATTGGCCCTGAGAGCGTCACTGATGCCGAAGCAGTACAAAAAGCCGTTGCTTCGAGTCGTGTGGGTAATGATTTAGAGCTCAGGTTAAAACGCAACACAGAAGAAGTTAGTCTTAATGTTACCCTCGGAGTATTACCCACCCGTTAATCAAGTTTTCCATTGAATATTTAACTTAGCAATCATCTTTTTATTGGGGGTGATTGCTTTTGTATTTTATATTTAATATCAAGTCCGCTTGATCACTGACAAATTAGCAATATCAATATTTTAGTTCACGGATTTAGTACTATTAAGTATTAGATAAAATTGTAGCAATTTGCGATTGATAATTATCAAAGGTATATTGACTACTTAGTTTTTCTCCTTTGGCAATCAATTCTTCTCGCAGACTATTATTATTAACCATTTCTAAGATACCTTCAGCAATTTCGGGAATACTATTAGGATTGACATATAAGGCTGCATCTTGACAGGCTTCGGGGATAGCTGATATTTTCGAGGTTAACACAGGACATCCCATGGCCATGGCTTCAAGGGAGGGTAAGCCAAAACCTTCATATAAGGAAGGAAATACAAAACAATTAGCATTGCGTAGTAATATTAGTTTTTCTAAGTCATTCACGTAGCCTATATGTCTGACGGAAGCATAATTTCTTTTGGTAATACGGACATTTTTTGTGTCGGGATTAATGTCTATTTTTTCGATGAATGTTTCTTTTCCATAACCTAAAGAGCCTACTAAAATTAAAGGCATTTTTATTTTATCTTTTATGGCACTATAAGCATCAATAAGAAGATCAATATTTTTTCTCATTTCCAATGCACCAACGTATAATATATAGTTCTGTTTTTCTAGTTTGTATTTGTTTAAAATACCTTCATTAAAAATCTGATTTTCAGCTACTTTTTTATCTTCTTCATCAATGGGAATGGGTTGATATATTACTTTAATTTTGTCTTCGTATTTTGATTGGGGAAATGTTTGTAATATTTCTTGTTTAGAAAATTCGGAAATAGTTAGAATTAAGTCGGAATATTCGAGCGCCCCTAAAACGTTTTTATAAAAAAGGGAGTTAAAACGAATGGCGGGGGGATGGTATAAGGTGACAAGGGGAATTAAATCATGGATGGTTTGAATTGTTAAACCGTTTTTATATTTGTTTTTTACTGGGGAAGGGGCGGCGGTAAAGAGTATATCCGCTTGTTTTGTTTCTAAATCGAAGGGTTTATTGGATAAGACGGCATGAAGATTGATGGTTTTATAAATGGAGGTTTGATTAATATATCCATCTACGGCGGATAAGTAGTTTAATTTATTGTTGTTATAATAACTACTTGCTACTTGATTGACTTCTTTTGATTGTTTTTTACCAATAAATGTGGAAAGATAATCTAATATTATTTTACGTAAGGATGGTTCTATGGGATCATCTAATTTTCTTAAAATATTTAGTTGTTGTAAATTGTTTATTTGATTACTTTTTGCACTGGTTAAAAGATAGTTAGTATAGCCTAATTTTTTGGTTGTTTTGATTACTGATTGGGCATAAAAACCAATGCCACGATAATATTTTTCTTCTAAATCTGAAGCACAAAAAACAACTTTTTTATGGTTGGTCATTCTTTCTTGTTAATAATTCTTTCTATACTAGGGTAAACTAAAAGCTGTAAGGTGTTTTAATTTTATTTCTACGGGTTATGGTTGAACAAAATGGTATTTATCGCACCCTAGAATGTCGTCCTGATAATTATCACGGTTGGTATAATCAGGGGAATATGTTGCGATCGCACAATAAATTACATGATGCACTATTCTGTTATGAAAAAGCACTAGAATATTATCCCCATGACTATTTCTCATGGTATTACCATGGCAAGGTATCAGAAGAATTAGGGCGATACACTCAAGCCGTCAACAGTTTTCATCAAGCCTGTAATATTGATAAAAATAACTATTGGGCTTGGTATAGTGCAGGTTATATCCTCCAAGAAAAAATAGGTAATCACCAAAAGGCCATTGATTTTTTACAAGTAGCGTTAGAAAATAATCCCTCAGATTATTGGGTTATCTATCGTTTAGGAAAAGCCTACTTTTATCAAAAAAAATACCTTCAAGCCCTAGATTTTTTTCAACAAGCCCTCAATATTCGACCGAATGATTATTGGTGTTATTATCGTTGTGGGCAATGTCGCCAAAAATTAAATCAGTTAGATTTAGCAAAAAAAAATTATCAACAATCACTAAAAATAAAGCCCAAAGATTATTGGTCTATTGCTAGTTTAATTAGCGTGGCTTATTCTCAAGGATTATATCAAGATATAATTGCCCTAAGTGAAAACATTATTAATAATGACAACATTTGTAGTAGTATAGAGGAAAAAATATATTTAGCTCGTATTATTATAGGTGAAAAAAGTAGTGATAATTAATATTTGTAAGCATACATTAATGACACTTTTTTTATACTTATTTGTCATTAGTTGTGCTGATGCAAGGATTTCTAGTTGTCGTCAATTAGTTAAAATTATTTTGCCCCTTGAGGAAAAAATTAGTACCTTAAATGATAATGATTTAGAAATGATACTCGATACCGCTACAACTTTTGAATTAACGAGCAAGATAATTAATGAGCAAACTTTTGAGGATAACAACTTACAAAGATATAGTTTAAAGTTATCTCAAATATATCAGGAGTATGGCGAAAATACTCGAAAATTTATCGATGCTTATCAAACTAAAAATCAAGACGAAGGTATATTTTATCAACAAAAAATAATTAATTTATTCAGCCAACAAAATGAGGTTATAAATGAAATAAATGATTATTGTAAATAATACTCAATCTATCAATAAAAATAAACTAAAAAATTTACTTTGATTAAGTAATTTTTTATAACAAGATAATAAATTCCATAAGTCATATAGAAAACTTGATAGTTCATAATTAATGAATATTAATATTTTTTTTAAAAGCGCACCTTAATTAATCAATTTTTTTAAAATACTCTATTTATTTAAAAATATCAATATACTTTTCATACTTACGGTAAATATCAACACCCATAATTTCTTTTTTATATTCTGGAGGAAGATTATATTCTTTAGCGGGATATTGGGAGCGATGATCTTCAATGGTATTATATAAAGTAACCCATTGTTGCATAACTTCTATGAGCCGGAAAAACTGTTCTGAATTTTTTTCATGCTTTTTACTCAATCCTAAATATTGCAAAATTAAAGCATAATTTTCTAATGTTTCTTTACTTTTTGGTAAACCAATAATTCGAGTTACTTGGATGAAAATTTCTTGATTTTTTCTCACTAAATCTACAACCGCATTGGTTTTTCTTAAATCTTTAGATTGTAAGTAATTTACCATATCTGATAATACCCTTAAAATACTTAAATCTTTAATATCTGTTCTCTTAAATAAATATAATAATCGTAATCCAATATCATTTTTTGTAGCCAGTTGCTTGACAGATTCAGCATAATCATTAAGGGCAGTTTTTCCTTCTTCACTTTTAACCGTGGAATTAATTTCTGCTAGTTTTTGATCTAACTTATCTTTAAATGCTTCGGGGGAATATACTTTTTTTGAAGTAGCCTTTTTTTTAGCTATTAAAATGCCATTATCTTCCTCTTCTTCTTTTTCTAATTCAGAAAATTCCTCAGTCAATATTTGTAATACATAA
This window contains:
- a CDS encoding PAP/fibrillin family protein, with amino-acid sequence MINSRLKLKEKLLSTIKNTAIKIDVNPEYPITDTMINPREAQTIDELTKNLETLNPFPNPLQFATNLLDGIWQLQYSSAREIRSLNKLPLGFKLRKVYQIINVQEVSFFNIAFVEHSSKMINGYVKVTASFTPKIESTQILPTDTINVNFEKRYVSIQKIAGFKTPMLDPVKTFDARNPQGRIPSLTISYIDENLRIGRGGDGSLFILTSVRDLSAW
- a CDS encoding aspartate kinase; its protein translation is MALIVQKYGGSSVGSTERIKEVSKRICATVKEGNQVVVVVSAMGKTTDSLVKLAQEISSNPCRREMDMLLSTGEQVSISLLSMALQEMGQPAISLTGAQVGIVTEAHHSKARILEIKTERVNKHLAEGKVIVVAGFQGISNLQELEITTLGRGGSDTSAVALAVAIGADCCEIYTDVPGILTTDPRIVPEAQLLSEITSDEMLELASLGAKVLHPRAVEIARNFGMPLVVKSSWTDDLGTRVISPPNQGRSLIGLEITKAVDAVQFDSDQAKIALLRVADRPGVAAKLFGEIARQDVDVDLIIQSIHEGNSNDIAFTVVKGMLPHAEAVANAIAPILDENGTTDILVEQKIAKIAIAGAGMIGRPGIAAQMFRALADARVNIQMISTSEVKVSCIVNQDECDRAIASLCNTFNIDSSNITYSEEKTEQSHLVPVRGVALDKNQAQIAILYVPDIPGMAAKIFTTLAEENISVDMIIQSQRCRLVDGVPMRDIAFTVAQSDAHQAAEAINQLQDSLKFRQVAIDDNIAKVSIVGSGMVGHPGIAAQFFAALAQEKINISMITTSEIKISCVVSQEQGIQALKAVHKAFNLGGEVKADIPAVSWK
- a CDS encoding HhoA/HhoB/HtrA family serine endopeptidase; this translates as MSKKSLLSKLSAGTSLLVVGLGIGMGVSSLTNISQTSAFTLPFSSSEESNNLQESNNPSPVARIPEMNRNGNVNFVAEVVQEVGPAVVRINASRTVSTQVPPIFNDPFFRRFFGDQIPNIPEEETREGTGSGFIISADGKILTNAHVVEGASEVSVSLKDGRVLEGQVLGTDALTDLAVIEVDADNLPVARLGNSDDLIIGEWAIAIGNPLGLDNTVTTGIISATGRSSAQIGVGDKRLDFIQTDAAINPGNSGGPLLNAQGEVIAINTAIIRNAQGLGFAIPINRAAEIAEQLITDGRVEHPYIGISMVSITPQNRQRIESQGFRLSGDERGVLVVQVAPNSPGARAGLQPGDIITGIGPESVTDAEAVQKAVASSRVGNDLELRLKRNTEEVSLNVTLGVLPTR
- a CDS encoding glycosyltransferase family 4 protein — its product is MTNHKKVVFCASDLEEKYYRGIGFYAQSVIKTTKKLGYTNYLLTSAKSNQINNLQQLNILRKLDDPIEPSLRKIILDYLSTFIGKKQSKEVNQVASSYYNNNKLNYLSAVDGYINQTSIYKTINLHAVLSNKPFDLETKQADILFTAAPSPVKNKYKNGLTIQTIHDLIPLVTLYHPPAIRFNSLFYKNVLGALEYSDLILTISEFSKQEILQTFPQSKYEDKIKVIYQPIPIDEEDKKVAENQIFNEGILNKYKLEKQNYILYVGALEMRKNIDLLIDAYSAIKDKIKMPLILVGSLGYGKETFIEKIDINPDTKNVRITKRNYASVRHIGYVNDLEKLILLRNANCFVFPSLYEGFGLPSLEAMAMGCPVLTSKISAIPEACQDAALYVNPNSIPEIAEGILEMVNNNSLREELIAKGEKLSSQYTFDNYQSQIATILSNT
- a CDS encoding tetratricopeptide repeat protein — translated: MVEQNGIYRTLECRPDNYHGWYNQGNMLRSHNKLHDALFCYEKALEYYPHDYFSWYYHGKVSEELGRYTQAVNSFHQACNIDKNNYWAWYSAGYILQEKIGNHQKAIDFLQVALENNPSDYWVIYRLGKAYFYQKKYLQALDFFQQALNIRPNDYWCYYRCGQCRQKLNQLDLAKKNYQQSLKIKPKDYWSIASLISVAYSQGLYQDIIALSENIINNDNICSSIEEKIYLARIIIGEKSSDN